The DNA region GGACTCCCGAATTGTGTCGTCGTGCGTCCATCGCAGGAAATGGCAGGAATTCACGGATATATCTCTTGATGCCACTTGGTATACCTTTATGGGTAATAGGAAATATATGCAAGCAAACAATAGGTGCGACATGTAGCTCATTAGATCTTGGACCGCATAAAGCATCTTAGTGCCGAGTCATTTTATCGTATATGGGTCTGCTTATGGCAGTGATTCCCGCCGCACAGGCCATCGATGGCCGTTGGGGAGGAACTTGTTGCCAGCTGCGGGAGAGCTCCTGGGTGACTGTGTCAGTACCAGTTAATTAAACTGGGGGTCGAGCTGCTGAGGGAATTTGAACAAATTTGCAGTTTCCCATCGACTGTTTGCTGAATGGTGGTTATGGGAAAGAGAATAACAAAAGAAATACATCCAAAAGGGAAGCACCTTGTCTCGAGATGTCGCAATGTAGCATTTAGTCACTCAATATTCCGTATTGGCCGTCTGAGTTGGGTGCCAGTTAGTTTACCCTTGACGCTTAGATATCCGAATTGAGTAAAGCCATCGATGATTGTCATCGGTTAGTAAGAGGATAATAAATCCCTTCAAATGGGGTTGGACTGTTGATGAGCTGAGGGATTCGACTAAAACGTAATGTTGTGGTAGCTAGGGATCGGAGAACCTGCGAAGGAACGAATGAGATCGGGAAAACCGAAGTAAATGGTCAGGATGCTAGTCACAAAACTCTCTCAAGTAGATCCCCTTCGACAGGTAATTCAAAAGTATAAATACTGGTTGATAGTTCCCGTCTTGAGTCTTTCTGCGTTATGTGAAATCTTGCTCAACATACAATCATCAATTTAGTGGGAATTGGTATAACTGATATCAATCAATAATTGTAACACCTAATACCAAACAGATTAATAAGATAATATTGGTAATATCTTCTCAGGCTATCGATTGAAATGTCTGACTTTGTTGAGCTATTGAAAAGAGGCGGTAATGAAGCCATTACTATTAATCCGCCAACTGGCGCGGACTTTCATTTGACCACCCGTGGTTCCGATTGGTTATGGGCAGCGTTTTGCGTTTTCATTACCTTGGCCATACTTGTCATCTGTCTGATGTTCAGAAAGGCCCCTAACGAGAGATTGTTCTACTATACTGCTATCGCACCGGTCATCTTCATGGCAATCAATTACTTTACCCTTGCATCCAACCTGGGTTGGATTCCAGTGAAAGCCAAGTACAACCATGTTCGCACTTCAACCCAAAAGGAGCATCCAGGGTATAGACAGGTCTTTTACTCCAGATACATTGGTTGGTTCATGGCTTTCCCATGGCCCATCATTCAGGCTTCGTTGCTTGGAAGCACACCGATGTGGCAGATTGCTTTCAACATCGGTCTAACAGAAACGTGGGTCGTGTCGCTGCTGATTGCCGCTGTGGTCAAGTCCACTTACAAGTGGGGTTACTATACCTTTGCCATCGCTGCGGGTATCATTTGTAGCATCAGTGTCATGACTACCACTAGAaatttggtcaagaacATCGGTTCTGATgtcttccagcttttcaCCTATTTCTATGGTGTAATCATGTTCCTATGGGGTATCTACCCAATCTGTTTTGGTCTCTCTGAAGGTGGTAACGTCATCCAACCAAACT from Torulaspora globosa chromosome 3, complete sequence includes:
- a CDS encoding opsin family protein (ancestral locus Anc_3.263); translation: MSDFVELLKRGGNEAITINPPTGADFHLTTRGSDWLWAAFCVFITLAILVICLMFRKAPNERLFYYTAIAPVIFMAINYFTLASNLGWIPVKAKYNHVRTSTQKEHPGYRQVFYSRYIGWFMAFPWPIIQASLLGSTPMWQIAFNIGLTETWVVSLLIAAVVKSTYKWGYYTFAIAAGIICSISVMTTTRNLVKNIGSDVFQLFTYFYGVIMFLWGIYPICFGLSEGGNVIQPNSEAIFYGILDILLLGVVPCFFIPLASSIGLDRLGYGHNQASFHPLPSEKTMNSIASARNSGETAVSSPKPAPKKTKKSGK